Genomic window (Candidatus Obscuribacterales bacterium):
CTCGCAGGCATGAACAATTCCTCGTAAGACTTTGGAACGGTCAAAGGATTCGCGATCGCCATCTCGCTTGACGACCGTAATGGGGACAAACTCAATGCGCTCATAGGTGGTGAAGCGACGACCACAGCGTAAGCACTCCCGACGGCGGCGCACGCTTTGCCCCGACTCCGCTGCGCGGGACTCTAGCACGCGATTATTTGTGAACTGGCAAAAGGGACACCGCATAGTGAAGGCCTTAGATCAAGGTCAATGAGGTCGGCGGGCGATCGCCTAGGAGCAACCCTATCAGCAGACGGTCAGCCGAGAGTCATGTCGAAGCCATGGTCGCAAACTTAACCCATATCTGCAACTCGGCTACCGAAAACAAACCCTGACGAATCACCTCCCTTAAGAATACATCCAAGCTACAAAAAGACTCAAATCTAGCCCTTGTCCACTGTAGCTAGTGCTGATCAGATCAGGGATGTAGCAAATCTAGATGGTGTACTGCTTCTGATCGCCTTGGGTTGATCGGCGTAGGCATAACAGTAACAATACTTAACACCCATAGACCTGTTCATGAACTAGCAGATGCCTCGAATCTAGCCCATAAAAAAAGAGTCACACCGGCGTGCAACTCTTGTAGACATGATCATTCATGTTGGACTAGGGGGCACAATGTTTGATCAACCCTGTGCCAGGTCTAGTCTAGTCTTTGGTAATACGAGGGGGTTCACGAAAGGCGATCGCAAAGAAAATTGTGCCGAGCGCCCCAATTAAAACCAGAATGTAAGCAACACTTTCCATGGCTTGACCTTCTTACTACATCTATCTTTAGTCTACAAACAAATGCAAGAAAGACCCAACCTGAAAGCCATCGACCTGCGATCGCCCTCGGTTGAGTCCTCTTCAGATGCTTAGATTGCTTCTTTCCGGCGGGTAGATTTGTCACCCACCTTCTGGTAGAAGCCCCATTCCACTTGCTCTTCCGAGAGCTCAGGGTCAACCCCAGCAAACACATCCCGGAACAGAGTCCGCGAGCCATGCCAGATATGACCAAAGAAGAACAGTAGCGCAAAGACAGCATGACCGTAGGTAAACCAGCCACGGGTGCTGGTGCGGAATACCCCGTCAGAGTTCAGGGTTTCCCGATCAAAGTCAAAAGGCTCACCCAACTGGGCTTTACGCGCAAAGCGCTTAACCGTTGCTGGATCGTCAAAGGTTTGACCGTTCAATTCCCCTCCCAAGAAGGAGACGGTTACGCCGGTTTGCTCGAAGCTATACTTCGACTCTGCCCGACGGAAAGGAATATCAGCCCGAATGACACCATCTTGGTCAACCAAGACCACTGGGAAGGTTTCAAAGAAGTTAGGCAGACGGCGCACAGAGAGTACACGACCTTCGCCATCGGTGAACGTCGGGTGACCCAGCCAGGTTTGGGCAATTCCGTCGCCCTTGTCCATAGCTCCAGTACGGAACAAACCACCTTTTGCAGGGCTGTTGCCCACATAGTCATAGAAGGCTAGCTTCTCTGGAATTTGAGCCCAGGCTTGCTCTTCTGTTTGCCCAGCCGCAACGCCTGCCTGAACGCGGCGCTCGATTTCTTGCTGGAAGTAGCCGCCATCCCACTGATAGCGGGTTGGCCCATACAGTTCAATCGGAGTGGCTGCACTGCCATACCACATGGTTCCTGCAACCACAAAGGCAGCAAAGAACACGGCGGCAATACTGCTCGACAATACAGTTTCGATGTTCCCCATCCGCAAGGCCTTAAACAGACGCTCGGGAGGACGCACAGCAATATGAAAGAGTCCAGCGATAATTCCGACTACTCCAGCGGCAATGTGGTGGGCCACAATGCCCCCTGGGTTGAATGGATCAAACCCATCAGGCCCCCAGGCTGGAGCCACAGGCTGAATGCTGCCCGTCACCCCGTAGGGATCAGACACCCACATGCCGGGGCCGAAGAGACCCGTGAGGTGGAATGCACCAAAGCCAAAGCACAGTAGACCAGAAAGGAATAGATGAATCCCAAACATTTTAGGTAAGTCTAGTGCTGCTTCGCCCGTCCGAGGGTCTCTAAACAGCTCTAGATCCCAAAATACCCAGTGCCAACAGGCCGCTAGGAATAGCAGACCAGAAAGGATGATATGGGCGGCTGCTACCCCTTCAAATGACCAAAATCCTGGATCAACACCCGTTTCACCGGTGATGCTCCATCCACCCCAAGAACCCGTAACCCCTAGGCGTGCCATGAAGGGCATGACGAACATGCCTTGTCGCCACATGGGGTTGAGAACTGGGTCGCTTGGATCGAAGATCGCTAGCTCGTACAGAGCCATTGATCCAGCCCAGCCTGCCACAAGAGCCGTATGCATCAAATGCACAGAAATCAGACGACCTGGATCGTTCAGGACGACTGTATGTACGCGGTACCAAGGTAGTCCCATCGACTACGCTCCTCCTAATTCGTGTTTCAACGCTTCCTTCAGGTTTATCCTAATCGGTTTGCCGATTGTGCTCACGTCGTACCTAGGTTAGGCATCATGTGAACCTGCAACCGAGCAACCGGCACACCTGCCGGCTAGTTCTTGAAGCTATCTGCCCCAAGCTCTAAACCAGTTTGACAAGACGTTTGTGAAAATGAAAGTGTATAAAGAAGTGTTCCACAAATCGCCTCCATATGGCAAGGAGGAACATGCACCAAAGCAGACTTACTCTAGGGTTTTCTACGATAGTGACGGGGCGATCGCTTCTCCAACTTGCGGCAGTTCTCTTATCCACCCCAAGCTTGGGTGGTTATCGCCCCGTAGTTCCTGCTTCCTAATGTAGATTTTACGGGGTTTTCGGGATTCTGACCTTGGTTGCTTCAGATAGTTTTTGGGGTGGCTCGGCGTGGATTAGCCTTAGTCTGGTGAGTATATATCACTAAATAACACGGTGTATGAGTCGATGGATCCTCGGCAAAATCTGAATGAATGTTACTTAACTTAACGAAGTGCGAGTGCGACAGCGATGATGCAGCAAGCTTTGATCAAGAGGCTGCGGCCGGCTCAGCTGGAACGGTGATACTTTCTTGAGCCCCAGTGCCATTGAGCTTGCGTGAGGGGCGGTATTGTTCTAGCCCCGTGCAGGGGCAGGGGCCGTTATAGATCTTTGGAGGCAGTGTCTTTCGGGGTTACAAAGCGATTGGCGACAGTTTCCGGTTGGATGGCTGAGAGAATGACGTGCCCAAAATCCATAACGATGACCGCCCTTGTGCGGCGACCGTAGGTGGCATCGACCAATTGCCCTCGTTCTCGGGCGTCTGTAATTAAGCGTTTAATGGGAGCAGATTCGGGGCTAACAATTGCCACAACTCGATTGGCAGAGACAATATTGCCAAATCCGATATTAATGAGCCGAATATCCATAGGGTTAGGTAGCTTGCTAGCCGATAGAGCAGAACGAGGCACATGGGGGTGCATGAGCAGCCGGTGGGTAATGGTTTCCGCCTGCAGTGCGGACAGGGTCAGATGCCATGTTCCTGGAGCTGCTACGGTGCGATCGCACATCTTGGGTGGGTTGAGCGGCCAAGGAACGAGCCGATGGCTGATGATCACAGTACGAGGCGATCGCCCCTGGGTAGCATGGGTCAACTGAGCCTGATCACGGGCGTGGCTGATGAGCCGTCGAATGGGAGCCGAGTCCGCATCCACGATGGCGATCAGTTGTCCTGCTGCCATTGTGTTATCAAACCCCAGGTTGATCAATTGTCCAGTCATAACAAAAACACGTTTTGGCCCGGTGGTTAGGGAATGGTGCTAAAGACAATGGGTTGGCTGCTCTACGCCTACAGCTATGCCCAATGGGTTGGCTGCTTGGCTAGGGTAGGTAGTGATAGTGGTTGTGGTAGAAAAGATCTAAGAGATAGGCCGCTTTAAGCTAAGCGAGCCTTCAATATAATCACATCCTACGGGTTAAGAGGAATTTAGAATCCTAGAAAATAAGAAAAATCAAGGATTCTCTGAGAAAATCAAGGATTCTATAAGCTTGTTGGAAAGTTTAGCGGTTGTGGTGCTTGGATGCACAGGGGCAACGATAGACTTAGTAAGACGGGGCGCAGCGCTGTTGTCCTGTGGATCTTTGACGCAATAGCAGGCGTTTAGGTAAATAGCCCTTTTAGGACAGCAGAGGGTTGGCTTCGGAACTGGTGCCCGCCAGTGCTTCCCCGATTGGGGAGGCCTCAGGTGATGGATAGAACTGACGAGG
Coding sequences:
- a CDS encoding photosystem II reaction center protein T produces the protein MESVAYILVLIGALGTIFFAIAFREPPRITKD
- the psbB gene encoding photosystem II chlorophyll-binding protein CP47; the protein is MGLPWYRVHTVVLNDPGRLISVHLMHTALVAGWAGSMALYELAIFDPSDPVLNPMWRQGMFVMPFMARLGVTGSWGGWSITGETGVDPGFWSFEGVAAAHIILSGLLFLAACWHWVFWDLELFRDPRTGEAALDLPKMFGIHLFLSGLLCFGFGAFHLTGLFGPGMWVSDPYGVTGSIQPVAPAWGPDGFDPFNPGGIVAHHIAAGVVGIIAGLFHIAVRPPERLFKALRMGNIETVLSSSIAAVFFAAFVVAGTMWYGSAATPIELYGPTRYQWDGGYFQQEIERRVQAGVAAGQTEEQAWAQIPEKLAFYDYVGNSPAKGGLFRTGAMDKGDGIAQTWLGHPTFTDGEGRVLSVRRLPNFFETFPVVLVDQDGVIRADIPFRRAESKYSFEQTGVTVSFLGGELNGQTFDDPATVKRFARKAQLGEPFDFDRETLNSDGVFRTSTRGWFTYGHAVFALLFFFGHIWHGSRTLFRDVFAGVDPELSEEQVEWGFYQKVGDKSTRRKEAI
- a CDS encoding DUF370 domain-containing protein, with protein sequence MDIRLINIGFGNIVSANRVVAIVSPESAPIKRLITDARERGQLVDATYGRRTRAVIVMDFGHVILSAIQPETVANRFVTPKDTASKDL